The Paraflavitalea devenefica DNA segment CTTAGGACGCAATCTTTTATCTCCTAGCCCGAGCACATTGTCAACAGGACCAAAAGCGGGCGTTGCCCAGGCCACTTCCGGGATGTCGTTTTTCAGCGCCTCTGCCAATGGCAAACATACTCCGTCTTGTGTGTGTATCTCTCCGTTATTGTTATAATTAAATCTTACCTGGTAGGCCTGCTCATAGCCGGGAAGGAAACGATCATAAGATGACTGGTCATATACCCAAAGGCCGATCAGCAAAGCAACAGCCATACCTGTTGCCAGGCCAAGGATGTTTAATATACTGTATGCCTTATTGTGTAGCAGGCTGCGCCACGCGGTTTTAAAGTAATTGCTGAACATAATGCAGGGAATTCTGGTGTAACTGGTTGTGGTAAAGCTGCTAAGAAAATGCCATCTTTTGAAGAGGTTGCCAATCAGGGTATTATGAATTTATGAAAAGTGTAAATGTGCGGTTTCGATACAATGGATGTTCGCTTGTATGTCTGTCATATTCCCCACGCACTGCATGGGGATTCTTACTTAATTGGTCACGCAATGCGTGACTTTTTCAAAAGCCTGGTGCTGGTCGCAGTCGCCCCCCTAAAATGACTGGGACACCCCCCTTCAAAGAAAATTCCTGTTGATAGCTTTGTTCCATCAAAAACAAAAAGTCATGAAAACAACAAACATTCTCTACTGGATCTTTACAAGCCTCTTTGGCGCCTTTATGCTTATGTCGGCTATCCCTGACATTTTCAGTCACCCGATAGCTATTCAGGGCATGCACACCGAATTGGGTTACCCGCTTTACTTTATTCCTTTTATTGGAGTAGCAAAGTTCCTGGGTGTTATTGCTATCCTGCTGCCCGGCTTTCACCGTTTGAAGGAATGGGCTTATGCCGGCTTTGCGTATGACCTGATCGGCGCCACCTATTCTGTATTTTCCATTGGCAAGCCCGACTGGGTATATATGCTGCTCTTCGTCGCCTTTTATACTTTTACTTATATTCTGTACCGCAAGCGGAAGAAATTGCTGGAGCAGGCGAAACTGGCCCCACGTGCAGAAGGCGTACTGGTTACCAGTGCGATGGCGTAAACCGGTAATTTATCCAATTTAAATCTCCACATACTACGTGGAGATTTAAGTTGACTTATTTCAATTTTCTTATCGTGCTGTTCGCAACTAAGGATTTCATTTGGGCGATGGCAACTTTGTTTAATTGTATTAGTCTCTCACTTTGAGATAAATTCTGTTGGATAAGTAAAGCATTTATACCTTCCATATTACTCAAAACGACCAATTGCTCAAGTGTTGCATGATCCCGGATATTACCGCTTTTTTCGGAATTTGCCTCTCTCCATTCTTTAGCAGTTACTCCAAAGAGGGCAACATTCAACAAATCAGCTTCGCTGGCATAAACTAAATTTGTCTGTTGTCGTGTAATTTCTTTTGGTATCAGATTTTCCTTAATAGCATCAGTATGAATGCGATAATTGATTTTGGAAATAGTACGTTGCAAACTCCATTCTAATTGAAGCCGGTTGCTTTCCTCTGCTTTCAGGCGTTGAAACTCTTTGATGAGGTAGATTTTGAATTGTGGGCTGATCCACATACCAAATTCAAAAGCAATATCCGGATGGGCATAAGTACCTCCATAGCGGCCTGCTGTTGCTTTCAGTCCGATAGCGTTTGTTTTCTCAACCCACTCTTTAACGCTAAGTTTGTAGCTATTTAATCCAGCCTGACTTTTAATTATGGCGAATTCGCCATAATTAAAAATGGGATTATAAACAGATTCCCAAATGCCCAGATATTCAATCGTATTCCTGTTACGAAGCCAATCAGAAAGAAAAAAATCACCGTCTTTTGCTTTCAGCATATCAGTAAGAGAAATAAATTCTTGTTCATTTTCAACAAGAATGGTTATTTCCCTTCCTTCAACTTGTATTTTTTTGCTTTTACTCATATTGGCACAAATTATAATTACAAACCAGGTCAATTGGATAGGTTTTAACAGAGCTTTCCTATAAGCACCCTTATAAATGCTAATGAGATTCTCTTTCTTGCTAGTTTGACCGATGTGCTGTGTTGTAGTGGAGAAAATAAGAAATATAAATGCTAATTTCGGAAAAAAGCTGCATGATAACAATATTTTATTAATATTAAAGTGTCATTATATCAATGCAGTAGAATGTCTTTTCGGTTATTGGCAGCAAGCTTGCTTTATCAGCTTATAACTATCATAACGAAATACTTTTGCTTTTTTTGCTGAGCTTTTGGATACTTTGCTTTCATACGAGTCCGAAATTCCTTTGTCCGTATAAAATTGCCCGGTGAGTTTAAGGTTGTTGTCAAAATACCCTTTTGTATAATAATCTTCGGGGATCTTCAGCTTTGGATTGGCCGGTTCAATGAAAATACAATCTTCTTCTTTGGTTTCGTAGTCAGGATTGTTCCTGAAATACTTTGTTTCAATAAAATCGGCACAATCACAGGCCCAGTTGATATGCGCCACTTCGATAGTTTCTATTTTACCGGAAAGCTTTGTCGGTTGATCGCTGCAACCTGTCAGCAGTAAGACTCCGGAGATTACCAGGAGAACTATACGTTTCATGGAAGCTATATGTCAAGTGTTAGGAAATAGGCTTTTCTTGTTGTTGTATCATACCACAAGAACCAAAACTGCTGATCCTGCCGCCGGCTAAGTGGTTTGGCATGAAAGATAAAAGTCGTGTCCCACCAGGCGGCGGGTTCGCTGTTTAATCCGCCAAATAGTCCCCTTGTTGCGCTGGGTTCCGGTTTCAGCTTCAGGCTGGTGGCAATCTTTTTAACTGTTGAATCGTGGCACTCGAAGGCAAGCCAATAGGATGCGTCTATGCCCCATTCATCGGCATAGATATTAATATTTTTGACATCCTTACCGGGATTAAAGCCCATAAACTGCCGGAAACTTTGCTGGTTGCTGGTACAGGACGTTATGAGGAAAATAAAAATGCCTGGTATAAGGGTTAAAAGCCGGCTTAACCGGTCAGTAATCTTCTTATTAAAATCTTGCAGGGGCATATAATGGGGCTTACAGGGGTATATAGCCTAAATATACGCAACCTGACTCAATTCAGCGCAGTCACGTTATCAGGCATCTGCCTTTCCAGCCACAATCCGCTCCAGCAACTTCAGGACATCTTTGGGCAGGGCCTGACTGGT contains these protein-coding regions:
- a CDS encoding DoxX family protein; this translates as MKTTNILYWIFTSLFGAFMLMSAIPDIFSHPIAIQGMHTELGYPLYFIPFIGVAKFLGVIAILLPGFHRLKEWAYAGFAYDLIGATYSVFSIGKPDWVYMLLFVAFYTFTYILYRKRKKLLEQAKLAPRAEGVLVTSAMA
- a CDS encoding KilA-N domain-containing protein, with amino-acid sequence MSKSKKIQVEGREITILVENEQEFISLTDMLKAKDGDFFLSDWLRNRNTIEYLGIWESVYNPIFNYGEFAIIKSQAGLNSYKLSVKEWVEKTNAIGLKATAGRYGGTYAHPDIAFEFGMWISPQFKIYLIKEFQRLKAEESNRLQLEWSLQRTISKINYRIHTDAIKENLIPKEITRQQTNLVYASEADLLNVALFGVTAKEWREANSEKSGNIRDHATLEQLVVLSNMEGINALLIQQNLSQSERLIQLNKVAIAQMKSLVANSTIRKLK
- a CDS encoding lipoprotein; this translates as MKRIVLLVISGVLLLTGCSDQPTKLSGKIETIEVAHINWACDCADFIETKYFRNNPDYETKEEDCIFIEPANPKLKIPEDYYTKGYFDNNLKLTGQFYTDKGISDSYESKVSKSSAKKAKVFRYDSYKLIKQACCQ